The Pseudomonas pergaminensis nucleotide sequence GGAAAGGTGGGTGTACTGCACCAGTTTGTTGGCCTCGATCTGCGCCGAAAAAAACTGCTCGGCGGCGGCCGAGTCCAGCTTGTAGGTCGGCGCCTGGGCGCTGACGCTGGCGATCACCTCTTGTTCACGCTTTTTATCTTCTACCGGCTTTTTGCTGTCCCATTTGCTCAGGGCTACCTGATCGGCAATTTCCAGGCGTTCGGCGATGCTGTTGAGCAGCGGCTCGAGCGTGGGCGGCGCAGCACTCGCAGTGGCACTGACAAACAGCAGAGCGAACACTAGTCGATGTTTCAAGGATGATCTCCTGTGGGGGTGGGCTTGCCCGCGATGGCGGCGTATCAGTCAATACAATAGGTGCCTGGCGCGGCGCAATCGCGGGCCAAAAAAAAGACCTCCCGGGGGAGGTCTTTTTTGTCACGCCGCTCTAAGAAGCGGCGCTACTGGATCAGCAGCTGTAGTACAGCTCGTATTCCAGTGGGTGTACGAAGGTGCGAACCTTGATTTCTTCTTCGCTTTTCAGGCTGATGTAAGCGTCGATGAAGTCGTCGCTGAACACGCCGCCTTTGGTCAAGAACGCACGGCCCTTGTCCAGCTCTTCCAGGGCTTCTTTCAGGCTGCCGCACACTTGTGGGATCTCTTTGGCCTCTTCAGGCGGCAGGTCGTACAAGTTTTTGTCGGCGGCGTCGCCAGGGTGGATCTTGTTCTGGATACCGTCCAGGCCGGCCATTACCAGGGCAGCGAAGGCCAGGTACGGGTTGGCTGCTGGATCCGGGAAGCGGGCTTCGATACGGCGAGCGCGAGGGCTGGACACGTAAGGAATACGGATCGAAGCGGAACGGTTGCGCGCCGAGTAGGCCAGCATTACCGGTGCTTCGAAACCTGGGACCAGACGCTTGTAGGAGTTGGTCGACGGGTTGGTGAAGCCGTTCAGGGCCTTACCGTGCTTGATGATACCGCCGATGAAGTACAGGGCAGTGTCGGACAGGCCGGCATAACCTTCGCCAGCGAAGGTGTTCTTGCCATCTTTGGCGATGGACAGGTGAACGTGCATACCCGAACCGTTATCGCCATACAGTGGTTTAGGCATGAAGGTAGCGGTACGGCCGTAAGCGACTGCAGTGTTGTGTACGCAGTACTTCAGGGTCTGTACTTCGTCAGCCTTGGCAACCAAGGTGTTGAACTTCACACCGATTTCGTTCTGACCGGCAGTGGCCACTTCGTGGTGGTGCACTTCGATGACCAGGCCCATGTCTTCCATGGCGTTGCACATGGAGGTACGGATTTCGTGGTCGTGGTCGAACGGCGGAACTGGGAAGTAGCCACCTTTGATACCTGGACGGTGGCCATGGTTGCCGCCTTCCACGTCTTGGTCGGACATCCAGGAGCCTTGTTCGGAGTAGATCTTGAACATGGAGCCGGAGATGTCGGACTTGAACTTGACTTGGTCGAAGATGAAGAATTCTGGCTCTGGGCCTACGAATACGGTGTCACCGATACCGGTGGACTTCAGGTATTCCTCGGCACGCTTGGCGATCGCACGTGGGTCGCGGTCGTAGCCTTGCATGGTCGAAGGCTCGATCACGTCGCACACCAGGATCAGCGTCGGCTCTTCGGTGAACGGGTCGAGTACGGCAGTGCTGTCGTCCGGCATCAGGATCATGTCGGAGGCTTCGATGCCTTTCCAGCCAGCGATGGAGGAACCGTCGAACATTTTGCCTTCTTCGAAGAAAGCTTCATCCAGCGCGTCGCGAGCCGGCATGGTCACGTGGTGCTGAGTGCCTTTGGTGTCCGTGAAGCGCAGATCAATCCATTTAACGTCATGATCTTTGATGAGTTGAACCGACTTCGACATAGTGTCCTCCGGGTGGCTTCGGGCTGGGGTAGTGGAGTTAGCCCTTAGAATGTGGGTGATGCCGGCGCGGATACTCCGCCATGGCAACCTGCCTCACAAGAGAGCAAATTGCATGCCAGTGCGCCAACATGGGTTTTCTGCTCCAAAAACGCCCCTATAAAGGTGCATTACGACAAAAGCCCAAAAATAGCGCACCTCAATGTAGCGTAAAGAGGCACAAATGCACCTATTTAGTGCGTGTCGCGTGCTGTGCATATTAACTGGTTAAACCTTGAGCGATTTCCGCTATAATCCGCGCCCCCCTTTTTCAGCAGGCCCGGCGCGCGCTGTTTCCATGAAATTAATCGTTAAAGTCTTCCCCGAGATCACCATCAAAAGCCGACCGGTACGGACGCGTTTCATCCGTCAGTTGGCCAAGAACATCCGTGCCGTGCTCCGCGATCTGGACCCGGCTGTGGTGGTGAACGGCGTGTGGGACAATCTCGAGCTGGAAACCCGTATCACCGAGCCCAAAGCCTTGAAGGACATGACCGAGCGCCTGAGCTGCATGCCGGGCATCGCGCATTTCCTGCAGGTGGATGAGTACCCGCTGGGCGACTTCGACGACATCACCGAGAAGTGCAAACAGCACTACGGCAGTGAGCTTGAAGGCAAGATCTTTTCGGTGCGCTGCAAGCGTGCCGGCAAGCACACTTTCAGCTCCATGGACGTTGAGAAATACGTCGGCAGCAAGCTGCGTCGCGAGTGCGGCGCAGCCGGAATTTCCCTGAAAGCGCCGCAAATTGAAGTGCGCATGGAAATTCGCGACCAACGGTTGTTTGTGATCCACAGCCAGCACAACAGCATCGGCGGCTACCCGTTGGGCGCCCTGGAACAGACCCTGGTACTGATGTCCGGCGGTTTCGATTCCACGGTGGCGGCCTACCAGATCATGCGCCGCGGCCTGATGAGCCACTTCTGCTTCTTTAACCTGGGCGGGCGTGCCCACGAATTGGGCGTGATGGAAGTCGCGCACTTTATCTGGAAGAAGTACGGCAGCTCCCAGCGCGTGCTATTTGTAAGCGTGCCATTCGAAGAAGTGCTGGGCGAAATCCTCGGCAAAGTCGATAACGGTCATATGGGCGTGGTATTGAAGCGTATGATGTTGCGCGCTGCCTCGCGGATTGCCGATAAATTGCAGATTGATGCGCTGGTGACCGGCGAAGCGATCTCCCAGGTGTCCAGCCAGACGCTGCCGAACCTGTCGATCATCGATTGCGTCACCGAGAAGCTGGTGCTGCGCCCGCTGATCGCCAGCCACAAGCAGGACATCATCGACCTGGCAGAACAGATCGGCACTGCCGATTTTGCCAAGCACATGCCTGAGTACTGCGGGGTCATCTCGGTTAACCCCAAGACCCACGCCAAGCGTCACCGCGTGGAGCATGAAGAGAAAGAATTCGACATGGCGATTCTGGAGCGTGCGCTCGAGAACGCCAAGCTGGTCCCGATCGATCGTGTTATCGACGAACTGGGCCAGGACATCAAGATCGAAGAAGTCAGCGAAGCCCTGGCCGGCCAGATCGTCATCGACATCCGTCACCCGGATGCCGCTGAGGATGAGCCGCTGGACATCGCCGGCATCGACGTACAAACGCTGCCGTTCTATGCACTGAACGCGCGTTTCAAGGAACTGGATAACAGCCGTCAGTACCTGCTGTATTGCGACAAAGGCGTGATGAGTCGCCTGCATGCCCACCATTTGCTCAGTGAGGGGCATGCCAATGTGCGCGTTTATCGACCGAGCTAAGAGCCCGGGGCTGTTTGCCTGTGGCCTGCGTCACCGGCCCCCCGACTCTGCCGTCAAGCTGTAACGGCAAGGCCTGACTCTACTGTTAATCGCTGCCACGACCTGTCAGCACACCGAATCCTCTGATCGAGATACACAAGTGATCGAAAATCTACGTAACATCGCCATCATTGCTCACGTTGACCATGGTAAAACCACCCTGGTAGACAAACTCCTGCGTCAATCCGGCACCCTGGAGCGCAACGAGCTCAACGACGAGCGCGTGATGGACTCCAACGACCAGGAAAAAGAGCGCGGTATTACCATCCTGGCTAAAAACACCGCTATCAACTGGAACGGCTACCACATCAACATCGTGGATACCCCGGGCCACGCCGACTTCGGCGGCGAAGTAGAACGCGTAATGTCGATGGTTGACTCCGTTCTGCTGCTGGTTGACGCTCAAGACGGCCCTATGCCGCAAACCCGTTTCGTGACCAAGAAGGCTTTCGAAGCCGGCCTGCGTCCGATCGTGTGCATCAACAAGGTTGACCGTCCAGGCGCGCGTCCGGACTGGGTTCTGGACCAGATCTTCGACCTGTTCGACAACCTGGGTGCCACCGAAGAACAGCTGGACTTCAAAGTCGTCTACGCCTCGGCCCTGAACGGCATTGCCGGTCTGGACCACACCGACATGGCTGAAGACATGACCCCGCTGTACCAGTCGATCGTCGACAACGTACCTGCGCCGGCTGTTGACCGTGAAGGTCCGTTCCAGATGCAGATCTCCGCACTGGACTACAACAGCTTCCTGGGTGTTATCGGCGTTGGCCGTATCGCTCGTGGTCGCGTCAAGCCAAACACCCCGGTTGTCGCTATCGGCGCCGACGGCAAGAAGCGTAACGGTCGTATCCTGAAGCTGATGGGTCACCACGGTCTGCACCGTATCGACGTTGAAGAAGCTGCAGCTGGCGACATCGTGTGCATCAGCGGTATGGACTCGCTGTTCATCTCCGACACCCTGTGCCACCCGGACGCGGTAGAAGCGATGAAGCCTCTGACCGTTGACGAGCCAACCGTTTCCATGACCTTCCAGGTAAACGACTCGCCTTTCTGCGGTAAAGAAGGCAAGTT carries:
- a CDS encoding chorismate mutase; amino-acid sequence: MKHRLVFALLFVSATASAAPPTLEPLLNSIAERLEIADQVALSKWDSKKPVEDKKREQEVIASVSAQAPTYKLDSAAAEQFFSAQIEANKLVQYTHLSDWQFQGKAPDDPRPDLVKQIRPQLDELQKRLLQQLADFTPQRTDPQCPKWLATAVHEPLNDPLRQLAMIRATAELCIYKG
- the typA gene encoding translational GTPase TypA — translated: MIENLRNIAIIAHVDHGKTTLVDKLLRQSGTLERNELNDERVMDSNDQEKERGITILAKNTAINWNGYHINIVDTPGHADFGGEVERVMSMVDSVLLLVDAQDGPMPQTRFVTKKAFEAGLRPIVCINKVDRPGARPDWVLDQIFDLFDNLGATEEQLDFKVVYASALNGIAGLDHTDMAEDMTPLYQSIVDNVPAPAVDREGPFQMQISALDYNSFLGVIGVGRIARGRVKPNTPVVAIGADGKKRNGRILKLMGHHGLHRIDVEEAAAGDIVCISGMDSLFISDTLCHPDAVEAMKPLTVDEPTVSMTFQVNDSPFCGKEGKFVTSRNIKERLDKELLYNVALRVEEGDSADKFKVSGRGELHLSVLIETMRREGFEMGVGRPEVIIRQVDGVKQEPFENVTIDTPEESQGKVMEEMGLRKGDLTNMVPDGKGRVRLEYNIPARGLIGFRNQFLTLTNGAGILTSIFDRYDTMKSGDMSGRQNGVLVSVETGKALTYSLETLQARGKLFVEHGQEIYNGQIVGLNSRDNDMGVNPTKGKKLDNMRASGKDETIALVPPVRFTLEQALEFIQDDELCEVTPKSIRLRKKILDEGERTRAAKKAKN
- the glnA gene encoding type I glutamate--ammonia ligase, with amino-acid sequence MSKSVQLIKDHDVKWIDLRFTDTKGTQHHVTMPARDALDEAFFEEGKMFDGSSIAGWKGIEASDMILMPDDSTAVLDPFTEEPTLILVCDVIEPSTMQGYDRDPRAIAKRAEEYLKSTGIGDTVFVGPEPEFFIFDQVKFKSDISGSMFKIYSEQGSWMSDQDVEGGNHGHRPGIKGGYFPVPPFDHDHEIRTSMCNAMEDMGLVIEVHHHEVATAGQNEIGVKFNTLVAKADEVQTLKYCVHNTAVAYGRTATFMPKPLYGDNGSGMHVHLSIAKDGKNTFAGEGYAGLSDTALYFIGGIIKHGKALNGFTNPSTNSYKRLVPGFEAPVMLAYSARNRSASIRIPYVSSPRARRIEARFPDPAANPYLAFAALVMAGLDGIQNKIHPGDAADKNLYDLPPEEAKEIPQVCGSLKEALEELDKGRAFLTKGGVFSDDFIDAYISLKSEEEIKVRTFVHPLEYELYYSC
- the thiI gene encoding tRNA uracil 4-sulfurtransferase ThiI; amino-acid sequence: MKLIVKVFPEITIKSRPVRTRFIRQLAKNIRAVLRDLDPAVVVNGVWDNLELETRITEPKALKDMTERLSCMPGIAHFLQVDEYPLGDFDDITEKCKQHYGSELEGKIFSVRCKRAGKHTFSSMDVEKYVGSKLRRECGAAGISLKAPQIEVRMEIRDQRLFVIHSQHNSIGGYPLGALEQTLVLMSGGFDSTVAAYQIMRRGLMSHFCFFNLGGRAHELGVMEVAHFIWKKYGSSQRVLFVSVPFEEVLGEILGKVDNGHMGVVLKRMMLRAASRIADKLQIDALVTGEAISQVSSQTLPNLSIIDCVTEKLVLRPLIASHKQDIIDLAEQIGTADFAKHMPEYCGVISVNPKTHAKRHRVEHEEKEFDMAILERALENAKLVPIDRVIDELGQDIKIEEVSEALAGQIVIDIRHPDAAEDEPLDIAGIDVQTLPFYALNARFKELDNSRQYLLYCDKGVMSRLHAHHLLSEGHANVRVYRPS